From a single Fulvivirga ulvae genomic region:
- a CDS encoding tetratricopeptide repeat protein, translated as MKRFILLLAAFAIAGFSFGQKKPKINQAEKARSEGNLGEAKEIIDEAVEHEKTKDDGKTWYYRGLIYASLDTTNNAQYKNLANDPLKIAMEAFDKAEQMNKGNNDYYISDANGLPILKSQQIETLWGHYLNKGVEGYQAQNTEEAVKYFTKTQLVKPADTTGYIYAGLAAQSGKDYKTASKNFYKLVNDLDYHSEDIYNYLIYIEGTVNEDNEKALELIRKAKKQFPNNVDFAKSEINALIQMDKIDEARTELESAIAKEPDNSNLYFTLGVMQEELGNNEKAKEAYAKAVELDPKNFNATFNLAVINYNEAVELIKVKNNLGITSADLKKAKEMQTSINDKLKAAMPYWEKVVEIEPNNRVALESLQYTYSQLKMNDKALKVTEKLEALGDEEGK; from the coding sequence ATGAAACGATTCATTTTATTACTGGCTGCCTTTGCTATAGCTGGTTTTTCTTTTGGCCAGAAGAAGCCTAAAATCAATCAAGCTGAGAAGGCCAGAAGCGAGGGAAACCTTGGTGAGGCCAAAGAAATCATAGATGAGGCCGTTGAGCACGAAAAAACAAAGGATGATGGCAAAACCTGGTATTACAGAGGTTTGATCTATGCTTCACTGGATACTACAAACAACGCTCAGTATAAAAACCTGGCCAATGACCCATTGAAAATTGCTATGGAAGCATTTGATAAGGCTGAGCAAATGAACAAGGGAAACAATGATTACTATATCTCAGATGCCAACGGACTACCAATATTGAAAAGTCAGCAAATTGAAACACTTTGGGGACATTATCTCAACAAAGGTGTAGAGGGTTACCAGGCACAGAATACCGAAGAAGCAGTGAAATACTTTACAAAAACACAGCTGGTGAAGCCTGCCGATACCACTGGATATATCTATGCTGGTCTGGCTGCTCAGTCAGGTAAGGACTATAAAACTGCCTCTAAAAACTTCTACAAGTTAGTTAACGACCTGGATTACCACAGTGAGGATATTTACAATTACCTGATCTATATTGAAGGTACTGTAAATGAGGATAACGAAAAGGCCCTCGAACTGATCCGTAAGGCTAAAAAGCAGTTTCCTAACAATGTTGATTTTGCAAAATCCGAGATCAACGCGCTTATCCAGATGGATAAAATTGACGAAGCCAGAACCGAGCTGGAATCAGCCATAGCTAAAGAACCGGACAACAGCAACCTGTACTTTACTCTTGGTGTAATGCAGGAAGAGTTAGGTAATAATGAAAAAGCCAAGGAAGCTTACGCAAAAGCTGTTGAGCTTGATCCTAAAAATTTCAACGCGACATTTAACCTTGCGGTAATTAACTACAATGAAGCCGTTGAGCTGATTAAAGTAAAGAACAATCTGGGAATAACTTCTGCCGACTTAAAAAAGGCCAAAGAAATGCAGACCTCAATCAATGACAAATTGAAAGCTGCTATGCCTTATTGGGAAAAGGTAGTAGAGATAGAGCCAAATAACAGGGTGGCACTGGAATCGTTACAATACACCTACAGTCAGCTGAAAATGAATGACAAGGCACTTAAAGTAACTGAGAAGTTAGAAGCTTTAGGTGACGAAGAAGGAAAATAA